The DNA sequence ACGCGAATGCCGACGCCGCGTGGATGATCGACGCGGCGGACCTTGCCGGCAGAAGGGAGGAAGCCATTGGCCGGATCTTCCGCGCACACGCGGCATTCGATGGAGTGGCCTCGCGGCGCCGGCGGCTTTTCCGGCAGCCGCTCGCCGCTCGCGACCTCCAGCTGCCAGCGCACCAGGTCGGTGTTGGTGATCATCTCGGTAACGGCGTGCTCGACCTGGAGGCGCGTGTTCACTTCCAGGAAGTAGAACTGTCCGTCCGGCGCCGCCACGAACTCGACGGTGCCGGCGCTGCGGTACCCGATCGTCCTGGCCAGCGAGACTGCCGCCGAGCCCATGCGCTCACGTTGTGCGGCGTCAACGACGGGGGAGGGCGCTTCTTCGATGATCTTCTGATGACGCCGCTGCACCGAGCACTCGCGTTCGCCCAGGTGGAGCGCGTTGCCGTGACTGTCGCCGAAGATCTGGATCTCGATGTGACGCGGCCCGACGACGAACTTCTCCATGTACACGCGGGCATCACCGAACGCGGAGCCGGCCTCGCGCTGCGCCGAAGCGACCGCCTCGGCCAGAGCGGCCGCATCATCGACGCGCCGCATGCCGCGCCCGCCGCCGCCGGCCGCGGCCTTGACGAGCACCGGAAAGCCCAGCCGCTCGGCGGCTTCGCGATTGGCGCCGGGATCCTGCGACACCGGCGCCGATGGCAGCACCGGAACGCCGGCCCTCTCGGCAGCTTCGCGTGCGCGGATCTTGTCGCCCATGGCATCGATGGCCTCGGGCGTAGGCCCCACGAACGTCAGGCCGGCGTCGGCAACGGCGCGTGCGAACCCGGCGTTCTCTGCCAGGAAGCCGTAGCCGGGATGGACGGCGTCGGCCCCGGTCTGCTTGGCGGCCGTGAGCAGCTTGTCGATGGCCAGGTAGCTTTCGGCCGAGGTCGAGCCACCGAGCGCGACCGACTCATCGGCGGCGCGCACGTGCTCGCTGCCGGCATCGGGGTCGGAGTAGACGGCCACGGTGCCGATGCCCATCTCGCGCGCCGTCTGCGCGATGCGGCAGGCGATCTCGGAACGGTTGGCGATGAGGAGCTTTCGGATGGGGCCTTGCGCCGGCATGGGAAGGCTCCATAGCGGTCGCTTCGTCGTCGGACAACCGCTTCCTCGGCACATCCGACGCGCGACGCCTACATCCGGAAGATCCCGAACCGCGTCTCCTCCGGCAGCCGGTTGAACGACGCCGCCAGCGCCAGCGCCAGCACCTGGCGTGTCTCGAGCGGATCGATCACGCCGTCGTCCCAGAGCCGGGCGGTGCTGTAGTAGGGGCTGCCCTCGCGCTCGTATTTCTCGAGAACCGGCGCCTTGAAACGCGCCTGCTCCTCCTCGGGCATCGTGCGGCCTTCCTTCTCGTACTGCGCCAGCTTGACCTGCAGCAGCACCGACGCTGCCTGCTCGCCGCCCATCACCGAGATGCGCGAGTTCGGCCACATGAACAGGAAGCGCGGCGAGTAGGCGCGGCCGCACATGCCGTAGTTGCCGGCGCCGTTGCTGGCGCCGATCAGCACCGTGAACTTGGGAACGCGCGTTGTGGCCACGGCCGTGACCATCTTGGCTCCATCCTTGGCGATGCCCCTGGCTTCGTACTCGCGCCCGACGATGAAGCCGGTGATGTTCTGCAGGAAGACCAGCGGGATCATCCTCTGCGAGCACACCTCGATGAAGTGGGTGGCCTTCAGGGCCGATTCCGAGAACAGCACGCCGTTGTTGGCGACGATGCCGACCGGGTAGCCGTGAATGCGCGCGAAGCCGCAGACGATGGTGGGCCCGTAGCGGGCCTTGAACTCGTGGAAGTAGCTGCCGTCGACGATGCGCGCGATCACCTCGCGCACATCGTAGGCGCGGCGATTGTCGGGCGGCACGATGCCGTACATCTCGGCAGGGTCGTAGTAGGGCTCTTCGGGCTCGCTCATCTCCAGCGGGCAGCCGCGCGACGGTGGAATGCTTTCGAAGATCTGGCGCGCGATGCGGATGGCGTCGCTGTCGTCGTCGGCCAGATGATCCGACACTCCCGACGTGCCGGTGTGCACGTAGCCGCCGCCGAGATCTTCGGCGGTGACTTCCTCGCCGGTGGCCGCCTTCACCAGCGGCGGGCCCGCAAGGAAGATCGTGCCCTGTTCCCTGACGATCACCGTCTCGTCGCACATCGCCGGCACGTAGGCGCCGCCCGCCGTGCACGAGCCCATGACGACCGCCACCTGCGGAATGGCCAGCGCGCTCATGTTGGCCTGGTTGAAGAAGATGCGGCCGAAGTGCTCCTTGTCGGGAAAGACGTCGTCCTGCATCGGCAGGAACGCGCCGCCCGAATCGACGAGATAGACGCAGGGCAGACGGTTCTCGAGCGCGACCTCCTGCGCACGAAGGTGCTTCTTGACCGTCATCGGAAAGTACGTGCCGCCCTTGACCGTGGCGTCATTGGCGATGACGACGGCGCGTCGGCCCTGAATGGTGCCGATGCCGGTGACGATGCTCGCCGCCGGCGCCTGCCCGTCATAGAGGCCGTGCGCGGCCAGAGGCGACAGCTCCAGGAATGGCGTGCCCGGATCGAGCAGCCGCTCCACGCGCTCGCGCGGCAGCAGCTTGCCGCGGCTGGTGTGCAGCTTGCGCGCCGACTCGGGGCCGCCGAGGCGCGCCTCGGCCAGCCGCTCTCTCAGCTCGGCCGCCAGCTCCCGGTTGCGCGCGGTGTTGTCGCGAAACTCCGGCGAGGAGGTCCGAATCTGACTGGCGAGCCTCTTCATCGCCCTGGTCCTGCAACCGCGCCGGCAGACTTCGTCGCGGCGTCCCGTGGTTGCCGCGGGTAGCGAGCGCATGCCGCACCGGCAGCACCTCGCCCTCGTCCTGCAACCGCGCCGCCAGTCCTCATCGCGGCCTCCTGTGGTTGTCGCCCGTAACGAGCGCATGCAGCACCGGCAGCACCTCCCCGGGCTCGGTGAACAGCAGCGTCTTCCATCCCAGCGCGCGCGCGGCCTTGAGGTTCTGTCCGATGTCGTCGACGAAGAAGATCTGCTGGTGCGGCACGCCGAGGCGCTGCTGCGTGATCTCGTAGATGCGCGGCTCGGGCTTTCTGCAGCCAACCGCGCTCGAGTCGATGACGACGTCGAAGAGCGAGGGAATGTCGAGAAGCCCCTGCCAGTCGGCGCGCCACTCCACGATGTTGTTGGTCAGCAGCGCGGTGGGCATGCGGCGGCGGATGCGCGAGACCGCGTCGATGACTTCCGTGCGCAGCCGCATCTTCTGCGCCATCGGCTCGGGATCGCCCATGAACGCGGCGGCCGTGGCGGCGTCGACGTTGCCGCCGGCCTTCTCGACCTCCTCGCGCAGCTCGTCGATGAACGTCTGGAAGCTGATCTCGCCGCGCTCGAGCTCGGCCCAGCGCCCTTCATTGCCGAAGATGCGCCGGCGCAGCGGCTTCCACACGTCCTCGGTCAGCCCGCATTTCAGGCCGAAGGCGACGACCTCGCGCGGGCCGCCTTCGATCAGCACGCCGCCATAGTCGAAGACGGCTGCGCGGATGGCGGCCGGATCGAAGTCGGGCTGAGGCATGGCCGGCAGGTGTAATCGAAATCGCGGACGGGGCCAATTCAGGCGAGCGCGCCAATCCGCTCGATCGCCCATAACAGCCCTGCCAGCGCGATCATGCCCGACAGGACGATGGTGAGCGGACGCGCCGCCGCTCCGCGCAGCAGCAGGCGCAGCACCGGGACAACGATGACGAGGACGACGAGCTGGCCCGCTTCGACGCCGAGATTGAAGGCCAGCAGCGGCACGGCCACGCCGCCCGGCGGCAGGCCCGTCTCCGCAAGGATGCCGGCGAAGCCGAAGCCGTGAATGAGCCCGAAAAGGAACGTCACCAGCGCTCGCCGGTCGCCCGCCCAGCCAAGGATGTTCTCGACGGCGACGTAGACGATGCTCAGCGCGATGACGACCTCGACGGGACCGGAGGGAAGCTGCACGAGCCCGAGCGCCGCCAGTGCCAGGGTGATGCTGTGCGCGACGGTGAACGAGGTGACGATCGCGACCAGCCGCCGGATGCCGCCGCCAGCCAGCAGCACGCCGAACAGGAACAGCAGGTGGTCGTAACCGGTCCAGATGTGCTCGACGCCGAGCTCGAAGAAGCGCCGCAGCGCATCGCCGGTACCGGCGGCGTCGGCGCTCGAATCCCCGCCATGTTCACGGCCGGCAGCACCGCCGTCTTCGGCGTCGCCGCGACCCGCGCCGCTGCGCGGCTCGGCGCCTG is a window from the Candidatus Limnocylindrales bacterium genome containing:
- a CDS encoding biotin carboxylase N-terminal domain-containing protein codes for the protein MPAQGPIRKLLIANRSEIACRIAQTAREMGIGTVAVYSDPDAGSEHVRAADESVALGGSTSAESYLAIDKLLTAAKQTGADAVHPGYGFLAENAGFARAVADAGLTFVGPTPEAIDAMGDKIRAREAAERAGVPVLPSAPVSQDPGANREAAERLGFPVLVKAAAGGGGRGMRRVDDAAALAEAVASAQREAGSAFGDARVYMEKFVVGPRHIEIQIFGDSHGNALHLGERECSVQRRHQKIIEEAPSPVVDAAQRERMGSAAVSLARTIGYRSAGTVEFVAAPDGQFYFLEVNTRLQVEHAVTEMITNTDLVRWQLEVASGERLPEKPPAPRGHSIECRVCAEDPANGFLPSAGKVRRVDHPRGVGIRVDSALRDGWAVPIQYDSMLAKAVTWAPDRPHAIRRMIAALEGFPILGLTTNIPFLIDLLKSERFATAQFFTTTIGEEYADWKPQPGAALDAAAAAVALLVKSGRTRGGGAAGDGAAAQRIPGPWDTLGAWRVGGRA
- a CDS encoding carboxyl transferase domain-containing protein; this translates as MKRLASQIRTSSPEFRDNTARNRELAAELRERLAEARLGGPESARKLHTSRGKLLPRERVERLLDPGTPFLELSPLAAHGLYDGQAPAASIVTGIGTIQGRRAVVIANDATVKGGTYFPMTVKKHLRAQEVALENRLPCVYLVDSGGAFLPMQDDVFPDKEHFGRIFFNQANMSALAIPQVAVVMGSCTAGGAYVPAMCDETVIVREQGTIFLAGPPLVKAATGEEVTAEDLGGGYVHTGTSGVSDHLADDDSDAIRIARQIFESIPPSRGCPLEMSEPEEPYYDPAEMYGIVPPDNRRAYDVREVIARIVDGSYFHEFKARYGPTIVCGFARIHGYPVGIVANNGVLFSESALKATHFIEVCSQRMIPLVFLQNITGFIVGREYEARGIAKDGAKMVTAVATTRVPKFTVLIGASNGAGNYGMCGRAYSPRFLFMWPNSRISVMGGEQAASVLLQVKLAQYEKEGRTMPEEEQARFKAPVLEKYEREGSPYYSTARLWDDGVIDPLETRQVLALALAASFNRLPEETRFGIFRM
- a CDS encoding HAD family phosphatase codes for the protein MPQPDFDPAAIRAAVFDYGGVLIEGGPREVVAFGLKCGLTEDVWKPLRRRIFGNEGRWAELERGEISFQTFIDELREEVEKAGGNVDAATAAAFMGDPEPMAQKMRLRTEVIDAVSRIRRRMPTALLTNNIVEWRADWQGLLDIPSLFDVVIDSSAVGCRKPEPRIYEITQQRLGVPHQQIFFVDDIGQNLKAARALGWKTLLFTEPGEVLPVLHALVTGDNHRRPR
- a CDS encoding HupE/UreJ family protein — translated: MLAAAAVLALALQALPAHAHLGNISYSDIDVSDRGAVLRLKYAAHLTPGFPTEGGGKLSRAQVLGLQDSVQAWMQETVELRVAEGRCTPSVDNLIGPDLNDDLQVIVLWKCPAQRIPSLRVTFRAFNDMLKDWQNIASVRFAGQSYSTVFTPTSARLTVGAPMPDAGDGGAGSGETGAEPRSGAGRGDAEDGGAAGREHGGDSSADAAGTGDALRRFFELGVEHIWTGYDHLLFLFGVLLAGGGIRRLVAIVTSFTVAHSITLALAALGLVQLPSGPVEVVIALSIVYVAVENILGWAGDRRALVTFLFGLIHGFGFAGILAETGLPPGGVAVPLLAFNLGVEAGQLVVLVIVVPVLRLLLRGAAARPLTIVLSGMIALAGLLWAIERIGALA